One part of the Leucobacter triazinivorans genome encodes these proteins:
- a CDS encoding D-alanyl-D-alanine carboxypeptidase family protein: MSSPADPHPRRRMSRRRIRRLTATLTVLALLLAGGYTAAAALTPLPAPIIEAEAEAEAEPQRTFEADPAAAQAAVAAEALPTAVGWLHDDEVWSNSDAALPIASISKLVTVLVGLEQQPLEAGEEGPVHVWTAADRALQEEYVARQGVAFPIPIGTEVTTRQMLTLALVPSANDFAAAYAYSIFGDNDGFIAAVDDWKARHGLDSLELVEPTGMDERNAATASDVLRIARLALRQPAIAEITRLSSAELPWGIGLVESTNPLFGVTPGVLGAKTGYTSVAGYNLAAARASGASGRDLVQLSVVLGRPSPEDRVSSSLAALDALDSAPQAVDLVAEGEEIGAAVTVDDARIPLVTTAAASAVLVPGEAATRIAELEPPDEGAAGQAAGTVRVETPVGAEEIPVVTTEAIVEPDLWWRLTHPALVFGWEEPMDPATRSAHAG, encoded by the coding sequence GTGAGCAGCCCGGCCGACCCGCATCCGCGGCGCCGCATGTCGCGGCGCCGGATCCGTCGGCTCACCGCGACGCTGACCGTGCTCGCGCTCCTCCTCGCCGGCGGCTACACCGCGGCTGCCGCGCTGACGCCGCTCCCCGCGCCGATCATCGAGGCGGAGGCAGAGGCAGAGGCAGAGCCGCAGCGCACCTTCGAGGCCGACCCCGCCGCGGCACAGGCCGCGGTCGCCGCCGAGGCACTGCCCACGGCAGTCGGCTGGTTGCACGACGACGAGGTGTGGAGCAACAGCGACGCGGCTCTCCCCATCGCGAGCATCTCGAAGCTCGTGACGGTGCTCGTGGGGCTCGAGCAGCAGCCGTTGGAGGCCGGCGAGGAAGGCCCGGTGCACGTGTGGACCGCGGCGGATCGCGCACTCCAGGAGGAGTACGTCGCGCGGCAGGGCGTCGCGTTCCCGATCCCCATCGGCACGGAGGTCACCACCCGCCAGATGCTGACGCTCGCCCTCGTGCCCTCCGCCAACGACTTCGCCGCGGCCTACGCCTACTCGATCTTCGGCGACAACGACGGGTTCATCGCCGCGGTCGACGACTGGAAAGCGCGCCACGGACTCGATTCGCTGGAGCTCGTCGAGCCTACGGGCATGGACGAGCGCAATGCCGCGACCGCCTCGGACGTGCTGCGCATCGCGCGCCTCGCGCTCCGGCAGCCGGCGATCGCGGAGATCACCCGTCTCTCCAGCGCGGAACTGCCGTGGGGCATCGGCCTCGTCGAGAGCACCAATCCGCTCTTCGGCGTGACGCCCGGGGTACTCGGCGCCAAGACCGGGTACACGAGTGTCGCCGGCTACAACCTGGCCGCCGCCCGGGCGAGCGGCGCCTCGGGCCGGGATCTCGTGCAGCTGTCGGTGGTGCTCGGACGCCCGAGCCCGGAGGATCGGGTGTCCTCCAGCCTCGCCGCCCTCGACGCGCTCGACTCGGCTCCGCAGGCCGTCGACCTCGTCGCGGAGGGCGAGGAGATCGGCGCCGCGGTCACCGTCGACGACGCGCGAATACCCCTCGTGACGACCGCGGCGGCGAGCGCCGTACTCGTGCCGGGAGAGGCCGCGACGAGGATCGCCGAGCTCGAACCGCCGGACGAGGGAGCGGCCGGGCAGGCGGCGGGAACCGTGCGCGTAGAGACGCCGGTCGGCGCCGAGGAGATCCCCGTCGTCACCACCGAGGCGATCGTCGAGCCCGACCTCTGGTGGCGCCTCACGCACCCGGCGCTGGTCTTCGGCTGGGAAGAGCCGATGGATCCTGCGACTCGCTCCGCTCACGCAGGATGA
- a CDS encoding amidohydrolase produces the protein MRLDLILRAREILTMDPARPTATSVGVIGGRIVGFDGELAGLEAERVLDFGDAVATPGLIDAHCHTAWWGLGLAAVDLSTARGLDDLYGRIAAEVARLDELGDPDAWVHGTGFNQAHHGGGFPDIARLDEITGDRPLYLRHTSGHASITNTATLRLVGALEPGFENPVGGVVVRDGSGAPTGLVEEAAQGLVQALLLPYSRERLVEALDAATSRYAEQGITSFTEAGVGGGWIGHSPVEVAAYQAASERGRLHARAQLMPAIDALRPLEGHAADFHGEGRGAGLDLGIRTGFGDDAVRFGHVKVFLDGSLLGATAAVTEDFCGHANHGNRGYLLDDPETYRERALGAYRAGWPLALHAIGDAAIDLALDIIEEAQDRYGRLDVPCRIEHFAIARPDQVERAGRLGVAVTPQAGFIGSFGEQMADRVGPERRDWLYRGRSVIDAGVILAGSSDLPVADNDLRRGMQSAVDRIADGGAALGPAEAITPEEALRTHTEWAARATGQLADKGTLERGKLADIAVFSASPLTAPSIAGLDIVATVLGGELSHDARS, from the coding sequence ATGCGACTCGATCTGATCCTCCGCGCACGCGAGATCCTCACCATGGACCCCGCGCGACCCACCGCGACCTCGGTCGGCGTCATCGGCGGGCGCATCGTCGGCTTCGACGGCGAGCTCGCCGGGCTCGAGGCCGAGCGCGTGCTCGACTTCGGCGACGCGGTGGCGACTCCCGGGCTCATCGACGCGCACTGCCACACCGCGTGGTGGGGCCTGGGGCTCGCGGCGGTCGACCTCAGCACCGCCCGCGGGCTCGACGATCTCTACGGGCGGATCGCGGCCGAGGTCGCCCGGCTCGACGAGCTCGGCGATCCCGATGCCTGGGTGCACGGAACCGGATTCAATCAGGCGCACCACGGCGGCGGCTTCCCCGATATCGCCCGCCTCGACGAGATCACCGGTGACCGGCCGCTCTACCTGCGGCACACCTCGGGCCACGCGTCGATCACCAACACCGCGACGCTGCGCCTCGTCGGCGCGCTCGAGCCGGGCTTCGAGAACCCGGTCGGCGGCGTCGTGGTGCGCGACGGCTCCGGGGCGCCCACCGGTCTCGTCGAGGAGGCGGCGCAGGGCCTCGTGCAGGCGCTGCTGCTGCCCTACTCGCGCGAGCGCCTGGTCGAGGCCCTCGACGCGGCGACGTCGCGCTACGCGGAGCAGGGCATCACGAGCTTCACCGAGGCCGGCGTGGGCGGCGGCTGGATCGGCCACAGCCCCGTCGAGGTCGCGGCCTACCAGGCGGCATCGGAGCGCGGCCGACTGCACGCCCGCGCCCAGCTGATGCCGGCGATCGACGCGCTGCGGCCGCTCGAGGGGCACGCGGCCGACTTCCACGGCGAGGGCCGCGGGGCGGGCCTCGACCTCGGCATCCGCACCGGCTTCGGCGACGACGCGGTGCGCTTCGGGCACGTCAAGGTCTTCCTCGACGGCTCCCTGCTCGGGGCGACCGCGGCGGTCACCGAGGACTTCTGCGGGCATGCGAATCACGGCAACCGCGGCTACCTGCTCGACGATCCAGAGACCTACCGCGAGCGCGCGCTCGGCGCCTACCGCGCCGGCTGGCCTCTCGCGCTGCACGCGATCGGCGACGCCGCGATCGACCTCGCCCTCGACATCATCGAGGAGGCGCAGGATCGCTACGGCCGCCTCGACGTGCCGTGCCGCATCGAGCACTTCGCCATCGCGCGCCCCGATCAGGTGGAGCGCGCGGGGCGCCTCGGCGTGGCGGTGACGCCGCAGGCGGGATTCATCGGCTCGTTCGGCGAGCAGATGGCGGACCGCGTCGGTCCCGAGCGCCGCGACTGGCTCTACCGCGGGCGCTCCGTCATCGACGCGGGCGTCATCCTCGCGGGATCCTCGGATCTGCCGGTCGCCGACAACGACCTCCGCCGCGGCATGCAGTCGGCGGTCGACCGCATCGCGGATGGCGGCGCCGCTCTCGGCCCGGCCGAGGCGATCACCCCCGAGGAGGCGCTGCGCACCCACACCGAGTGGGCGGCGCGCGCGACGGGCCAGCTCGCCGACAAGGGCACCCTCGAGCGCGGCAAGCTCGCCGACATCGCGGTGTTCTCGGCCTCGCCGCTCACCGCCCCCAGCATCGCCGGGCTCGACATCGTCGCGACCGTGCTCGGCGGCGAGCTGAGCCACGACGCACGATCCTGA
- a CDS encoding MFS transporter, which yields MSETTHTSAIEYDATQELSVKDANKVALGALIGTALEWYDFFLFSAAAALVFNVQYFTSENATAAALASFATFGVGLAARPIGGIIFGRMGDRIGRRKVLMITIVGIGIVTGLIGLLPTYAAIGIAAPVLLVLLRVLQGLFVGGEWSGAMTIVVENAPLHLRARYAAIPQIGSPIGTILSSGGFFVMTLLFSQQNFDAWGWRIPFLVAFPLLIVAVYIRSRLEESPVFRQLEESGEIEQSPVLTTFRNSWKQIIIGMAAALLGVGGFYLVTAFCVWYGVNVLGYESSLMLLGSMVAAAVEIPVLIWGGILGSKYGASRVILWGGIASAVVSVPAFLLLSSGVPVLVVIAMTLAVGTLSLPYAASGTVLTGLFPAKTRYTGVGMAQNVAGMLSGFIPLLATGFVAAAGNHWWPAAAMLAFLSLFTAVAGALAPRMSVKLPGFKH from the coding sequence ATGAGCGAGACAACCCACACGTCGGCCATCGAGTACGACGCGACGCAGGAACTGAGCGTCAAGGACGCCAACAAGGTCGCACTCGGCGCCCTCATCGGCACCGCACTCGAGTGGTACGACTTCTTCCTCTTCAGCGCGGCCGCCGCGCTGGTGTTCAACGTGCAGTACTTCACGAGCGAGAACGCGACGGCCGCGGCGCTCGCCTCGTTCGCCACCTTCGGCGTGGGCCTCGCGGCCCGACCCATCGGCGGCATTATCTTCGGCCGCATGGGCGACCGGATCGGCCGTCGCAAGGTGCTCATGATCACGATCGTGGGCATCGGCATCGTGACCGGCCTCATCGGCCTGCTGCCGACCTACGCGGCCATCGGCATCGCCGCGCCGGTGCTCCTGGTGCTGCTGCGCGTGCTGCAGGGCCTCTTCGTGGGCGGCGAGTGGTCGGGCGCCATGACCATCGTGGTCGAGAACGCACCGCTGCACCTGCGCGCCCGCTACGCGGCGATCCCCCAGATCGGCTCGCCGATCGGCACGATCCTTTCTTCGGGCGGCTTCTTCGTCATGACGCTGCTGTTCTCGCAGCAGAACTTCGACGCCTGGGGCTGGCGCATCCCCTTCCTGGTCGCCTTCCCGCTGCTGATCGTCGCCGTCTACATCCGCAGCAGGCTCGAGGAGTCGCCGGTCTTCCGTCAGCTCGAGGAGTCGGGCGAGATCGAGCAGAGCCCCGTGCTCACCACCTTCCGCAACAGCTGGAAGCAGATCATCATCGGCATGGCCGCAGCGCTGCTCGGCGTAGGCGGGTTCTACCTCGTGACCGCGTTCTGCGTCTGGTACGGCGTGAACGTGCTCGGCTACGAGTCGTCGCTCATGCTGCTCGGCAGCATGGTGGCCGCGGCCGTCGAGATCCCCGTGCTGATCTGGGGTGGCATCCTGGGCTCGAAGTACGGCGCGAGCCGAGTGATCCTCTGGGGCGGCATCGCCTCGGCCGTGGTCTCGGTGCCCGCGTTCCTGCTGCTCTCCTCGGGGGTCCCGGTGCTCGTGGTGATCGCCATGACGCTCGCCGTGGGCACGCTCTCGCTGCCCTACGCGGCGTCGGGTACGGTGCTCACCGGTCTCTTCCCGGCCAAGACCCGCTACACCGGTGTCGGCATGGCGCAGAACGTCGCGGGCATGCTCTCCGGCTTCATCCCGCTGCTCGCCACCGGCTTCGTCGCCGCCGCGGGCAACCACTGGTGGCCGGCCGCCGCGATGCTCGCCTTCCTGTCGCTGTTCACCGCGGTCGCGGGTGCGCTCGCCCCGCGCATGAGCGTCAAGCTGCCCGGATTCAAGCACTGA
- a CDS encoding PucR family transcriptional regulator gives MTPDHARTLSDTPRPDDRDRWLELLDRLDLDQLTETFLALVGSVAGYDPPPIPRSEMRRTGRLSFSALVDGLRAGGFDEEITISTDVGVSRARAGVPITSLMTAIRHDFTVLWEALTRVADADDAELLVRHTGIVLRTVDEYVGQTQRAYVAERERMREEAASVRQGLIASLFQEPQPAGQHLRSIASELGLPPQAPLLVVAATEDDIAPLRVAISELERAGATVHTHHLGDALVAFTRPIDLPGSRLDELGRQLLELRVGVITAAAGIADLRRSAATAGELAHLFAPDETGAMTWSRGWARLAARTLLASGRPILSDVQAALERCGEAERSRLEEAVRSYLRTGSVSESAAELFCHRNTLTNRLRRFADLTGIDPAVPEQAARLVVGWA, from the coding sequence ATGACGCCGGATCACGCCCGCACCCTCAGCGACACGCCCCGCCCCGACGACCGCGACCGCTGGCTCGAGCTGCTCGACCGCCTCGACCTCGACCAGCTGACCGAGACCTTCCTGGCGCTCGTGGGCTCCGTGGCCGGCTACGATCCCCCGCCCATTCCCCGATCGGAGATGCGGCGCACCGGCCGGCTCTCGTTCAGCGCGCTCGTCGACGGCCTGCGGGCGGGCGGCTTCGACGAGGAGATCACGATCTCCACCGACGTCGGCGTCTCGCGGGCGAGGGCGGGCGTGCCGATCACCTCGCTCATGACCGCGATCCGTCACGACTTCACCGTGCTCTGGGAAGCGCTGACGCGCGTCGCCGACGCCGACGACGCCGAGCTGCTCGTGCGCCACACCGGCATCGTGCTGCGCACCGTCGACGAGTACGTGGGCCAGACCCAGCGCGCCTACGTCGCCGAGCGCGAGCGCATGCGCGAGGAGGCGGCCTCCGTGCGGCAGGGCCTCATCGCCTCGCTCTTCCAAGAACCGCAGCCCGCCGGGCAGCATCTCCGCAGCATCGCATCCGAGCTCGGCCTGCCGCCCCAGGCCCCGCTGCTCGTGGTCGCGGCGACGGAAGACGACATCGCGCCGCTGCGCGTGGCCATATCGGAGCTCGAACGCGCGGGGGCCACCGTCCACACCCATCACCTCGGAGACGCGCTCGTGGCCTTCACCCGGCCGATCGATCTGCCCGGCTCGCGCCTGGACGAGCTGGGCCGACAGCTGCTGGAGCTGCGCGTCGGAGTGATCACCGCGGCGGCCGGCATCGCGGATCTGCGGCGCTCCGCCGCGACCGCCGGCGAGCTCGCCCACCTCTTCGCCCCGGACGAGACGGGCGCGATGACCTGGAGCCGAGGGTGGGCCCGGCTCGCCGCGCGCACGCTGCTCGCGTCGGGGCGCCCGATCCTCTCCGACGTGCAGGCGGCGCTGGAGCGCTGCGGGGAGGCAGAGCGTTCCCGGCTCGAGGAGGCCGTGCGCAGCTACCTGCGCACGGGGAGCGTGAGCGAGTCGGCCGCCGAGCTCTTTTGCCACCGCAACACGCTCACGAATCGGCTGCGCCGCTTCGCCGACCTCACCGGGATCGACCCGGCGGTGCCGGAGCAGGCGGCCCGCCTCGTCGTGGGGTGGGCGTAG
- a CDS encoding zf-TFIIB domain-containing protein — protein MNCPSDGTVLLMSERQGIEIDYCPQCRGVWLDRGELDKILERAQIESEAQAPPAAPAPQQYADPRMDRPRPDDRRYSDDRRYSDDRRYSDDRRYSDDRRSNDPRYRKKKSPFEFLGDFFE, from the coding sequence ATGAACTGCCCCAGCGACGGAACCGTCCTGCTCATGAGCGAGCGCCAAGGAATCGAGATCGACTACTGCCCGCAGTGCCGCGGCGTGTGGTTGGATCGCGGCGAACTCGACAAGATCCTCGAGCGCGCGCAGATCGAATCCGAGGCGCAGGCTCCGCCCGCCGCACCGGCTCCGCAGCAGTACGCGGACCCGCGCATGGACCGCCCGCGCCCCGACGACCGGCGCTACTCCGACGATCGGCGGTACTCCGATGACCGACGCTACTCCGACGATCGGCGCTATTCCGACGACCGGCGGTCGAACGATCCCCGCTATCGCAAGAAGAAGAGCCCCTTCGAGTTCCTGGGCGACTTCTTCGAGTAG
- a CDS encoding M20/M25/M40 family metallo-hydrolase, with protein MSDGGGAQESDAVGLLRALIREACVNDGRPDSGQEIRSVRVLQRFLAPAVAAGRIETQVLESAPGRASLIARVRGTDPSAPSLGLLGHLDVVPVDPEGWTRNPFGGDLIDGEIWGRGAVDMLYLTAAFAAVLRETALAPERPRGDLVLLAVADEEAGGEYGIHWLVREHPDAMRVSEALSESGGMRMGAHVAIEVAEKGSAGRRLVIRGKPGHASIPYGAASAAYRVGEVLQRLGEVAPAAQPSELWDAFVAARIGDPALAERLRDPVSIDAALPHLGGIAGYAHAVSRITLSPTVLRAGMTHNVIPAVGTIDLDIRTLPGTSDADVDQLLAAVLGPLIDEVEIQHLRGWAATASSAREPLFAAIERAVGAVAGAPVVPIMAAGGSDARVLRELGIPAYGFGLLGPDWTYERYREGVHGNDERIDVESVELSLAALRLIVAERVGGLVVE; from the coding sequence GTGTCTGATGGGGGCGGAGCTCAGGAGTCGGACGCGGTCGGTCTGCTCAGGGCGCTCATCCGCGAGGCCTGCGTCAACGACGGACGCCCCGACTCCGGCCAGGAGATCCGCAGCGTGCGCGTGCTGCAGCGCTTCCTCGCCCCTGCGGTCGCGGCCGGTCGGATCGAGACCCAGGTGCTCGAATCGGCGCCCGGGCGCGCATCGCTGATCGCGCGGGTGCGCGGCACCGACCCGTCGGCGCCGTCGCTCGGCCTGCTCGGGCACCTCGACGTGGTGCCGGTGGACCCGGAGGGGTGGACCCGCAATCCGTTCGGTGGCGATCTCATCGACGGCGAGATCTGGGGCCGCGGCGCGGTCGACATGCTCTACCTGACCGCCGCGTTCGCCGCAGTGCTGCGCGAGACGGCGCTCGCGCCCGAACGGCCGCGCGGAGACCTGGTGCTCCTGGCCGTCGCCGACGAGGAGGCCGGAGGCGAGTACGGGATCCACTGGCTCGTGCGCGAGCACCCGGATGCGATGCGGGTGAGCGAGGCGCTCTCCGAGTCGGGGGGCATGCGCATGGGTGCGCACGTGGCGATCGAGGTCGCCGAGAAGGGCTCGGCCGGTCGCCGTCTGGTGATACGCGGCAAGCCCGGGCACGCGTCGATCCCCTACGGCGCCGCGAGCGCGGCTTACCGCGTGGGAGAGGTGCTGCAGCGCCTGGGCGAGGTGGCGCCGGCGGCGCAGCCGAGCGAGCTCTGGGACGCCTTCGTGGCCGCGCGCATCGGCGACCCCGCACTCGCCGAGCGCCTGCGCGATCCCGTGAGCATCGACGCGGCGCTGCCGCACCTCGGCGGCATCGCGGGGTACGCGCACGCCGTGTCGCGCATCACGCTGTCGCCCACCGTGCTGCGGGCGGGCATGACCCACAATGTGATCCCCGCGGTCGGCACCATCGACCTCGACATCCGCACGCTGCCCGGCACCAGCGACGCCGACGTCGACCAGTTGCTCGCCGCGGTGCTCGGCCCGCTCATCGACGAGGTCGAGATCCAGCACCTGCGCGGCTGGGCGGCCACCGCCTCGAGCGCGCGGGAACCGCTGTTCGCCGCGATCGAGCGGGCGGTGGGCGCGGTCGCCGGCGCGCCGGTCGTGCCCATCATGGCGGCGGGAGGATCGGATGCCAGGGTGCTGCGGGAACTCGGGATCCCGGCCTATGGTTTCGGTCTGCTCGGGCCCGATTGGACCTACGAGCGCTACCGCGAGGGCGTGCACGGCAACGACGAGCGCATCGACGTGGAATCGGTCGAGCTGTCGCTGGCCGCGCTGCGGCTGATCGTCGCGGAGCGGGTGGGGGGCCTCGTCGTCGAGTGA
- a CDS encoding M20 family metallo-hydrolase: MTQQDDSFLADWAVHSRFGAVEGTNGVERQAASEADGQQRKWFARLLESHGFTVQRDAIGNQFGLLELVPGAPYVLTGSHMDSQPTAGRFDGAYGVMASAHACFRVADELRACGERPRFNLAVVNWFNEEGSRFKPSMMGSSVFTGKMPLTDALATRDPHGVSVRDALDAIDERGGYEGPEVASYAEIHVQQGRSMEQEGVTIGLVNATWGAHKFEFRITGEQAHSGSTLMEDRQDALLGAARLIVAARELVDEFEPGILHTACGEINVYPNSPVVVASEVQLLFDLRSPSSEALDAAYARVMETVERVRREDRVGIEVVAEHSWGQNPYPEDGVELAREVAEELGLTHDRVMTVAGHDSTNMKDRAPTVMLFVPSVDGVSHNLKEFTRDEDLLAGVDHLTGVVRRLAQGALVD; the protein is encoded by the coding sequence ATGACTCAGCAGGATGATTCCTTCCTCGCAGACTGGGCCGTGCACTCCCGCTTCGGCGCGGTCGAGGGCACGAACGGCGTCGAGCGGCAGGCCGCGAGCGAGGCGGACGGCCAGCAGCGCAAGTGGTTCGCGCGGTTGCTCGAGTCGCACGGCTTCACGGTGCAGCGCGACGCGATCGGCAACCAGTTCGGGCTGCTCGAGCTGGTGCCGGGCGCGCCCTACGTGCTCACCGGATCGCACATGGACTCGCAGCCGACCGCGGGCCGCTTCGACGGCGCCTACGGGGTCATGGCGTCGGCGCACGCCTGCTTCCGCGTGGCCGACGAGCTGCGGGCCTGCGGTGAACGGCCCCGCTTCAACCTCGCGGTGGTGAACTGGTTCAACGAGGAGGGGTCGCGCTTCAAGCCCTCCATGATGGGCAGCTCGGTGTTCACGGGCAAGATGCCGCTCACGGACGCGCTCGCGACGCGGGATCCCCACGGCGTCTCCGTGCGGGACGCGCTCGATGCGATCGACGAGCGCGGCGGATACGAGGGGCCCGAGGTCGCCTCGTACGCCGAGATCCACGTGCAGCAGGGCCGCAGCATGGAGCAGGAGGGCGTGACGATCGGCCTCGTGAACGCCACCTGGGGCGCGCACAAGTTCGAGTTCAGGATCACGGGCGAGCAGGCGCACAGCGGCTCGACGCTCATGGAGGACCGGCAGGACGCGCTGCTCGGCGCCGCCCGCCTCATCGTGGCCGCGCGCGAGCTGGTCGACGAGTTCGAGCCCGGCATCCTGCACACCGCATGCGGCGAGATCAACGTCTACCCGAACTCGCCCGTGGTGGTGGCGAGCGAGGTGCAGCTGCTGTTCGACCTGCGCTCGCCAAGCAGCGAGGCGCTCGACGCGGCCTACGCCCGGGTCATGGAGACCGTCGAGCGGGTGCGGCGCGAGGATCGCGTGGGGATCGAGGTCGTGGCCGAGCACAGCTGGGGCCAGAATCCCTATCCCGAGGACGGCGTCGAGCTCGCGCGCGAGGTGGCCGAGGAGCTCGGCCTGACGCACGACCGGGTGATGACGGTCGCCGGGCACGACTCGACCAACATGAAGGACCGGGCACCCACGGTGATGCTGTTCGTGCCGAGCGTCGACGGCGTCTCGCACAACCTCAAGGAGTTCACGCGCGACGAGGATCTGCTCGCCGGCGTCGACCACCTCACGGGTGTCGTGCGGCGCCTGGCGCAGGGGGCGCTCGTCGACTGA
- a CDS encoding thiamine pyrophosphate-dependent enzyme, translating to MSAPTTSSSAGHLIVRTLEAHGVRRVYAVPGESYLDVLDGLYDSSVETVVCRHEGGAGFMALAEGRLTGLPGVAMVTRGPGAANAMIAIHTAWQDATPLVLFVGLVPVHDREREAFQEFSLTGWFGSTAKRVMTIDDADRAGELTAEAMRIAAAGRPGPVVVGLPEDVLVHLTDAAPSQPIAAPAPQPAPAELETLVARLARAERPAIVAGGDGWHDGAGRQLLDFAAAAGVPVFCDWRAYDAVPHDGPAWAGWLGYGRADAVAAGYAAADVLVFVGCSRSDVLSDGYTLGFDAETVLVSLDPEAVQHAGRIDQQILAAPAGFVAALAGVDPSGARGSRSEEWMRGRAEAQARFAAHRPDATVSAGSTAAGTGEAGVDLGVAFGQLDDRLDGRAILTFGAGNATIWAHRFVRHLDPASLVGARNGAMGLAVPAAVAASLAFPERRAVAVCGDGDFLMNGQELATAFAHGGAPLVIVVDNGIYGTIVQHQENHYPGRPSGTRMVNPDFAAWMASFGGHGERVETTEQFAPALDRALAAGGPALIHVLIGSEVMPPASREIAAVESTPAN from the coding sequence ATGTCAGCGCCCACCACCTCCTCGTCAGCCGGCCACCTCATCGTCCGCACGCTCGAAGCGCATGGCGTGCGGCGCGTGTACGCGGTGCCGGGGGAGAGCTACCTCGACGTGCTCGACGGCCTGTACGACTCGTCCGTCGAGACGGTGGTGTGCCGGCACGAGGGCGGGGCCGGTTTCATGGCGCTGGCCGAGGGCCGTCTGACCGGTCTGCCCGGCGTGGCCATGGTGACGCGCGGACCCGGCGCCGCCAACGCGATGATCGCGATCCACACGGCGTGGCAGGACGCCACCCCGCTCGTGCTGTTCGTGGGCCTCGTGCCCGTGCACGACCGCGAGCGCGAGGCGTTCCAAGAGTTCAGCCTGACCGGCTGGTTCGGCTCGACGGCGAAGCGGGTCATGACGATCGACGACGCGGATCGCGCCGGCGAGCTCACCGCGGAGGCGATGCGGATCGCCGCGGCCGGGCGGCCCGGCCCGGTCGTCGTGGGGCTGCCCGAGGACGTGCTCGTGCACCTCACCGACGCGGCTCCCTCCCAGCCGATCGCGGCCCCCGCTCCGCAGCCGGCGCCGGCCGAGCTCGAGACGCTCGTCGCGCGCCTCGCCCGGGCCGAGCGCCCCGCGATCGTCGCGGGCGGCGACGGCTGGCACGACGGCGCGGGGCGGCAGCTGCTCGACTTCGCGGCGGCGGCCGGCGTGCCGGTCTTCTGCGACTGGCGGGCCTACGACGCGGTGCCGCACGACGGCCCGGCCTGGGCCGGCTGGCTCGGATACGGGCGCGCCGACGCGGTCGCCGCGGGCTACGCCGCGGCCGACGTGCTCGTCTTCGTCGGGTGCTCCCGCTCCGACGTGCTGAGCGACGGCTACACACTCGGCTTCGACGCCGAGACCGTGCTCGTCTCCCTCGACCCCGAGGCCGTCCAGCACGCAGGCCGCATCGACCAGCAGATCCTCGCGGCCCCCGCCGGCTTCGTCGCGGCGCTCGCGGGCGTCGACCCCTCGGGGGCCCGCGGATCCCGATCCGAGGAGTGGATGCGGGGCCGGGCCGAGGCCCAGGCCCGCTTCGCCGCGCACCGCCCCGACGCCACGGTGTCCGCTGGGTCGACGGCCGCCGGGACCGGCGAGGCCGGCGTCGATCTCGGCGTCGCGTTCGGCCAGCTCGACGACCGGCTGGACGGCCGGGCGATCCTCACCTTCGGAGCGGGCAACGCGACCATCTGGGCGCACCGCTTCGTGCGCCACCTCGACCCCGCGAGCCTCGTGGGCGCGCGCAACGGCGCCATGGGTCTCGCGGTGCCCGCAGCGGTCGCCGCGTCCCTCGCCTTCCCCGAGCGCCGCGCGGTGGCGGTCTGCGGCGACGGCGACTTCCTCATGAACGGCCAGGAGCTCGCGACCGCGTTCGCCCACGGCGGCGCACCGCTCGTGATCGTCGTCGACAACGGCATCTACGGCACCATCGTGCAGCACCAGGAGAACCACTACCCCGGCCGCCCCTCGGGCACCCGCATGGTGAACCCCGATTTCGCGGCCTGGATGGCCTCCTTCGGCGGGCACGGCGAGCGGGTCGAGACCACCGAGCAGTTCGCCCCCGCCCTCGACCGCGCGCTCGCGGCGGGCGGCCCGGCGCTCATCCACGTGCTCATCGGCTCCGAGGTCATGCCCCCGGCGTCGCGCGAGATCGCGGCCGTCGAATCCACCCCTGCGAACTGA